The following are encoded in a window of Pyrenophora tritici-repentis strain M4 chromosome 6, whole genome shotgun sequence genomic DNA:
- a CDS encoding UhpC, Sugar phosphate permease, which translates to MESKRQHMPEPINEKPEILAHTEDKSELGDDKHAASVDYTGAERKTDPAEIALVRKIDCRLMPILCVMYFLNYVDRNAIAQARLNGLEDDLGMSGVEFNTCVSILFVGYVLMQIPSNMLITRIKPGIYMSSWMFVWAIVSACTALVQNFGGLVACRFFLGITEAPFYPGATYMLSIFYTRKEVATRIALLYCAQILATGFSGLIAAAVFEMDGLRGLAGWRWLFIIEGAATALVAVVGFFMLPNTPLTTRWLTPPERELAHARMERDRVGDSMEPVSMMEGLRQACRDKRTWLFCLMQNFHLSACSFNSFFPTVVKTLGFSTTITLVLTCPPFLLAGAAGIATGWSSGRMHERTWHITAGLLVAVVGFVIAASTLNTAGRYVACFIFPMGAYSVNSVIIGWASSTLGQTKEKKAVVLAMTNVGGQIGYIYGAYLWPDSDEPRYGIGFGASAGFALLSIACAWVIRMMLIKENQRLKASTNERINLYGY; encoded by the exons ATGGAGTCAAAACGCCAACACATGCCGGAGCCAATCAACGAAAAGCCCGAGATCTTGGCGCACACGGAGGACAAGAGTGAGCTTGGTGATGATAAGCATGCTGCGTCGGTGGATTATACGGGCGCGGAGAGGAAGACGGATCCTGCTGAGATCGCGCTGGTGAGGAAGATTGATTGCAGACTTATG CCGATATTATGTGTAATGTACTTTTTGAACTACGTTGATCGAAATGCAATTGCGCAAGCGCGGTTGAATGGACTGGAAGATGATTTGGGGATGAGTGGTGTGGAGTTTAACACCTGTGTTAGCAT TCTCTTCGTCGGCTATGTCCTCATGCAAATCCCATCCAACATGCTCATCACGCGCATCAAGCCAGGCATATACATGAGCTCCTGGATGTTTGTATGGGCGATCGTGTCAGCGTGCACGGCGTTGGTACAGAACTTCGGTGGACTGGTCGCTTGCCGGTTCTTCTTGGGCATCACAGAGGCACCCTTCTACCCGGGTGCAACATACATGCTGTCAATATTCTACACGCGCAAGGAAGTCGCCACGCGTATTGCTCTGCTGTATTGCGCGCAAATTCTCGCGACCGGATTCAGTGGGTTGATCGCTGCCGCCGTTTTCGAAATGGATGGCCTACGTGGACTTGCTGGGTGGCGGTGGTTGTTCATCAT TGAAGGTGCAGCTACCGCTCTGGTTGCCGTCGTTGGATTCTTCATGTTGCCCAACACACCACTAACGACGCGCTGGCTTACACCACCCGAGCGCGAACTTGCACATGCCCGCATGGAGCGCGATAGAGTTGGTGACTCTATGGAGCCTGTCAGTATGATGGAGGGTCTGAGGCAGGCGTGTCGCGACAAGAGAACATGGCTATTCTGCCTCATGCAGAACTTCCATCTGAGTGCTTGCTCGTTCAACTCTTTCTTCCCAAC AGTTGTCAAGACCCTCGGATTCAGCACTACGATAACTCTCGTTTTGACTTGCCCACCATTCCTTCTCGCAGGCGCGGCGGGTATCGCTACAGGCTGGAGTTCGGGACGCATGCATGAGCGCACTTGGCACATCACCGCTGGACTGCTCGTTGCTGTTGTTGGTTTCGTCATCGCAGCTAGTACTTTGAACACAGCCGGTCGGTACGTTGCGTGCTTCATCTTCCCTATGGGAGCCTATTCCGTCAACTCAGTCATTATTGGATGGGCATCTTCGACACTCGGTCAAACTAAGGAGAAGAAAGCC GTCGTTCTTGCAATGACAAATGTCGGGGGTCAG ATTGGTTACATCTACGGCGCGTACCTCTGGCCAGATAGCGACGAACCTCGATACGGAATTGGTTTTGGTGCATCCGCAGGGTTTGCACTGCTGTCGATCGCTTGTGCTTGGGTTATTCGCATGATGCTTATCAAGGAGAATCAGAGGTTGAAGGCTTCTACGAATGAGCGCATTAACCTGTACGGATACTGA
- a CDS encoding Tymo-45kd-70kd multi-domain protein, which translates to MVAFRNIITAALALATPITAAISAAEVTVNIKVVTQKSMALQQPAQSISLVNGPLILIGQGPFPKLIFGFADIVTTATAAISQMQGMPKEPAGPATDAVFEAFREATLLNILIGKAGLFQAVPFIGQPIAAVLRQIEGVVDTIAFMLIATFEARASDFQKEASTLTGTLSLCIAKYDGLSVSRNANTMSTRRAIAV; encoded by the exons ATGGTCGCCTTCCGCAACATCATCACCGCCGCTCTGGCTCTTGCTACTCCCATCACTGCTGCCATCTCAGCTGCCGAGGTCACCGTCAACATCAAGGTCGTCACCCAGAAGAGCATGGCGCTCCAGCAGCCAGCTCAGAGCATCAGCCTTGTCAACGGTCCCCTCATCCTTATCGGCCAGGGACCTTTCCCCAAGCTCATCTTCGGCTTTGCTGATATTGTTACAACCGCCACTGCTGCCATCTCTCAGATGCAAGGCATGCCCAAGGAGCCTGCTGGCCCAGCCACCGATGCAGTCTTCGAGGCATTCCGTGAGGCAA CATTGTTGAACATCCTCATCGGCAAGGCCGGTCTCTTCCAGGCTGTTCCTTTCATCGGCCAGCCTATTGCTGCCGTGCTGAGGCAGATCGAGGGTGTTGTTGAC ACCATTGCCTTCATGCTCATCGCCACCTTCGAGGCACGTGCTTCCGATTTCCAGAAGGAGGCCTCGACCCTGACCGGTACCCTCAGCCTTTGCATCGCCAAGTACGACGGTCTCTCTGTGAGCAGGAATGCCAACACCATGTCCACACGCCGCGCCATCGCCGTTTAA